The following coding sequences lie in one Buchnera aphidicola (Macrosiphum euphorbiae) genomic window:
- the nrdB gene encoding class Ia ribonucleoside-diphosphate reductase subunit beta: protein MSYTIFSKKKNNQLKEPMFFGQPVNIARYDQQKYNIFEQLIEKQLSFFWRPEEIDLSQDRIDFQNLPNNEQHIFISNLKYQTLLDSIQGRSPNIAFLPIISIPELETWIETWSFSETIHSRSYTHIIRNIVNSPSLVFDDIISNKNINDRAQNISIYYDELIKLTSYWHLFGEGVHLVNGKKIYVNLHLLKKKLYLCLISVNVLEAIRFYVSFACSFAFAEREIMEGNAKIIRLIARDEALHLTGTQHILNILSNAKNNEDMKDIILECKEEAINIFISASQQEKKWAEYLFQNGSMLGLNKDILCQYIEYITNMRMHAIGFKMPFTKKSNPIPWINNWLTSDNIQTAPQETEISSYLVGQIDSELSNNEFKKFKL, encoded by the coding sequence ATGTCTTATACAATTTTTTCAAAAAAAAAAAATAATCAACTTAAAGAGCCCATGTTTTTTGGACAACCTGTAAACATTGCTAGATATGATCAACAAAAGTATAATATATTTGAACAATTAATTGAAAAACAATTATCATTTTTCTGGAGACCTGAAGAAATAGATCTTTCTCAAGATAGAATAGATTTTCAAAACTTACCTAATAATGAACAACATATTTTTATTAGTAATTTAAAATATCAAACCTTACTTGATTCCATTCAAGGAAGAAGCCCTAATATAGCTTTTTTACCAATTATTTCCATTCCTGAACTAGAAACATGGATTGAAACATGGTCTTTTTCAGAAACCATCCATTCACGTTCTTATACTCATATAATTAGAAATATTGTAAATTCTCCATCTTTAGTATTTGATGACATCATTTCAAATAAAAATATTAATGACCGTGCTCAAAATATTTCTATATATTATGATGAACTAATAAAATTAACGAGCTATTGGCATTTATTTGGTGAAGGTGTCCATTTAGTAAATGGAAAAAAAATTTATGTCAATTTACACTTGCTCAAAAAAAAATTATATTTATGTCTAATCAGTGTAAACGTTTTAGAAGCAATTAGATTTTATGTTAGTTTTGCATGTTCATTTGCATTTGCAGAAAGAGAAATAATGGAAGGAAATGCAAAAATTATAAGATTAATAGCACGTGATGAAGCATTACACTTAACGGGAACTCAACACATTTTGAATATTTTAAGCAATGCAAAAAATAATGAGGACATGAAAGATATAATTTTAGAATGTAAAGAAGAAGCTATTAATATCTTCATTTCAGCTTCACAACAAGAAAAAAAATGGGCAGAATATTTGTTTCAAAATGGTTCAATGCTCGGATTAAATAAAGATATTCTTTGTCAATATATAGAATATATTACAAATATGCGTATGCACGCAATAGGTTTTAAAATGCCTTTTACAAAAAAATCTAATCCTATTCCTTGGATTAATAATTGGTTAACTTCTGATAATATACAAACTGCTCCGCAAGAAACAGAAATTAGTTCTTATCTAGTTGGTCAGATTGATTCAGAACTATCTAATAATGAATTTAAAAAATTTAAATTATAA
- the pta gene encoding phosphate acetyltransferase, producing MSRIIMLIPLDIDIGLTSISLSMIDFFDKNKSEKKSIPSILYFSFIKNSLDDTSSIIKKYFSKIVHVLDDIDFSEIFFNSSEYLFLSNKIIEECYNNKFLYQFILIEGINNNHSVNSQEINYDISQNLNAEVIFISNLENSSSACIKKKERQINLFLKQKKYKNVLGVIFNKINSPFIEKKYDFIKKLTFLKKIKSQEKIISSKEVFKNNFFPIIACIPWNKNIIKTYVMDLFNFLNVKWINLTQKKTSIIEEIIIFDESSLNMLNKNYLNTLIIISFSRIDVFIDILNLNSNFDSSKIKCIILTGVLKSKKYIISLCKVLIKKSISVLFTESSTMDIVSQLQIFNFNINVKDLIYIKKLQKYISSFFCYSSIIVSKKKYNCSVMYSPKEFCYTLKILSKKRNKRIILPESYEIRILKAAAICCDSNIAQCVLLGDPKKIYSIANEQGIYLNKDIEIINPVSIREKYVSRLLELRKEKGINEFSARKQLQDNTVLATLILESNQVDGLVSGSVNTTSDTIRPALQIIKTNPQSLLVSSIFFMLLPNQVFIYGDCAININPTAEELAEIAIQSADSAKIFGIKPRIAMLSYSTGCSGFGYQVEKVKAATSIVKNKRPDLIIDGPIQYDAAVSKSVSKLKAPCSPIAGSANVFIFPDLNSGNIAYKAVQRSSKIVSIGPMLQGLRQPVNDLSRGASVEDIVYTIALTSIQS from the coding sequence TAGATATTGGTTTGACTTCAATAAGTTTGAGTATGATTGATTTTTTTGATAAAAATAAATCCGAAAAAAAATCTATTCCATCTATATTATATTTTTCTTTCATAAAAAATTCATTAGATGATACATCGTCAATTATTAAAAAATATTTTTCAAAAATTGTTCATGTACTAGATGATATAGATTTTTCTGAAATTTTTTTTAATTCTTCTGAATATTTGTTTTTATCAAATAAAATTATAGAAGAATGTTATAATAACAAGTTTTTATATCAATTTATTTTAATTGAAGGTATAAATAATAATCATAGTGTTAATTCTCAAGAGATTAATTATGATATTTCTCAAAATTTAAATGCAGAAGTGATATTTATATCGAATTTAGAAAATTCTTCTTCAGCATGTATCAAAAAAAAAGAAAGACAAATAAATTTATTTTTAAAACAAAAAAAGTATAAAAATGTTTTAGGTGTAATTTTTAATAAGATTAATTCTCCTTTTATAGAAAAAAAATATGATTTTATAAAAAAACTAACATTTTTAAAAAAAATAAAATCTCAAGAAAAAATAATTAGTTCAAAAGAGGTTTTTAAAAATAATTTTTTTCCAATTATAGCTTGTATTCCTTGGAACAAAAATATTATAAAAACATATGTAATGGATCTTTTTAATTTTTTAAATGTGAAATGGATTAATTTAACACAAAAAAAAACTTCTATTATAGAAGAAATAATTATATTTGATGAAAGTTCTCTAAATATGTTAAATAAGAATTATTTAAATACTTTAATAATAATTTCTTTTAGTCGTATAGATGTTTTTATAGATATTTTAAATTTAAATTCTAATTTTGATAGTAGCAAGATTAAATGTATTATATTAACAGGAGTATTAAAATCAAAAAAATATATTATTTCTTTATGTAAAGTTTTAATTAAAAAATCTATTTCTGTTCTTTTTACAGAAAGTAGTACAATGGATATTGTATCGCAATTGCAAATATTTAACTTTAATATTAATGTAAAAGATTTAATATATATTAAAAAATTGCAAAAATATATTTCTAGTTTTTTTTGCTATTCTTCTATTATCGTTTCTAAAAAAAAGTACAATTGTAGTGTCATGTATTCACCAAAAGAATTTTGTTATACATTAAAAATATTATCAAAAAAAAGAAATAAACGTATCATACTACCTGAATCATATGAAATAAGAATATTAAAAGCTGCTGCAATATGTTGTGATTCTAATATTGCTCAATGTGTATTATTAGGAGATCCAAAAAAAATATATAGTATAGCAAATGAACAAGGAATTTACTTAAATAAGGATATTGAAATAATTAATCCTGTTTCGATAAGGGAAAAATATGTTTCTCGTCTTTTAGAACTTCGAAAAGAAAAAGGTATAAATGAGTTTTCTGCAAGAAAACAATTACAAGACAATACTGTTTTAGCTACTTTAATATTAGAATCTAACCAAGTTGATGGATTAGTTTCTGGATCAGTAAATACAACATCTGATACTATACGTCCAGCATTACAAATCATTAAAACTAATCCTCAGAGTTTGTTGGTTTCATCTATTTTTTTCATGTTGTTACCAAATCAAGTTTTTATTTATGGCGATTGTGCTATTAATATTAATCCAACTGCAGAAGAACTAGCAGAAATTGCAATTCAATCTGCAGATTCAGCAAAGATTTTTGGAATAAAACCACGTATTGCTATGCTATCTTATTCAACTGGTTGTTCTGGATTTGGATATCAAGTTGAAAAAGTAAAAGCAGCTACTTCTATTGTTAAAAATAAAAGACCTGATTTAATTATTGATGGTCCTATACAGTATGATGCAGCAGTTTCAAAAAGCGTTTCTAAATTAAAAGCCCCTTGTTCACCAATTGCAGGATCTGCAAATGTATTTATCTTTCCAGATTTAAATTCTGGTAATATAGCTTATAAAGCTGTTCAGCGTTCTTCAAAAATAGTTTCTATTGGTCCAATGTTGCAAGGATTAAGACAACCAGTCAATGATTTATCACGAGGCGCTTCAGTAGAAGATATTGTTTATACTATTGCATTAACATCAATTCAATCTTGA
- the gyrA gene encoding DNA topoisomerase (ATP-hydrolyzing) subunit A, translated as MKDPAREIIQVNIEEELKSSYLDYSMSVIVGRALPDVRDGLKPVHRRILFAMYVLNNNWNKTYKKSARVVGDVIGKYHPHGDSAVYDAIVRMAQKFSLRYMLIDGQGNFGSVDGDSAAAMRYTEIRMSKIAHELLSDLEKNTVEFLPNYDGTEYIPEILPAKIPNLLINGSSGIAVGMATNIPPHNLHEVIDGCLAYIDNNDITLEELIKYIPGPDFPTAGIINGKLGIEEAYRTGKGKIYIRARNKIEKNNKNKKESIIFDEIPYQVNKSRLIEKIAELVKDKRIDGITALRDESDKDGMRIVIEIKKEAISEIILNQLYALTQLQISFGINMVALCQGQPKTLSLKEILKYFLFHRQEIITRRSIFELNKMRNRMHILEGLNTALININIIIEIIKNSGNSIDAKNFLIKKKWISETIKKHDCLKEENYSNKKLEYFFTEQQAQAILDLRLHKLTNLEKKKIIAEHSDLIKKTKELKEILENPNRMFNVIKSELLFIKNNFSDKRRTEIIENHSDINIEDLINQEDVVVTLSHSGYVKYQPLSDYNAQRRGGKGKSAAKIKEEDFIESLVIANTHDTILCFSSRGILYWMKVYQLPESSRHARGRPIVNLLPLSPKERITAILPVHEYKDNLNIFMTTAHGIVKKSSLNQFKKPRLAGIIAINLHANDELIGVALTDGNNNIMLFTQNGKVVQFLENSVRTMGRTASGVKGIKIKKNDKVVSLIVPKNKGSILIATKNGYGKRTKITDFPIKSRATQGVISIKITKKNGKIIGAIQVVEKDQIMMITNAGTLVRIRVSEVGVLGRNTQGVILIRTSKNEKVVALQKIVEPI; from the coding sequence ATGAAAGATCCTGCACGAGAAATCATACAGGTCAATATTGAAGAAGAGTTAAAAAGCTCTTATTTAGACTATTCTATGTCTGTAATAGTTGGCCGAGCTTTGCCAGATGTTCGAGATGGTTTAAAACCTGTTCACCGAAGAATACTTTTTGCGATGTATGTATTAAATAATAATTGGAATAAAACATATAAAAAATCTGCTCGTGTAGTAGGTGATGTTATAGGAAAATATCATCCACATGGAGATTCTGCTGTATATGATGCCATAGTGCGTATGGCTCAAAAATTTTCATTACGTTATATGCTTATAGATGGTCAAGGAAATTTTGGTTCTGTCGATGGAGATTCGGCAGCAGCAATGCGATATACAGAAATTCGAATGTCTAAAATAGCTCATGAACTATTAAGTGACTTAGAAAAAAATACTGTTGAATTTTTGCCAAACTACGATGGAACTGAATATATTCCAGAAATACTACCCGCAAAAATACCTAATCTTTTAATAAATGGTTCATCAGGTATAGCTGTAGGAATGGCTACAAATATTCCACCTCATAACTTGCATGAAGTCATTGATGGATGCTTAGCTTATATTGACAATAATGATATTACTCTAGAAGAGTTAATCAAATATATTCCAGGACCAGATTTTCCAACAGCTGGGATTATAAATGGAAAATTAGGTATTGAAGAAGCTTATCGTACAGGAAAAGGAAAAATTTATATTCGAGCACGAAACAAAATTGAAAAAAATAACAAAAATAAAAAAGAATCTATTATATTTGACGAAATACCTTATCAAGTAAATAAATCACGTTTAATTGAAAAAATAGCAGAACTAGTAAAAGACAAAAGAATTGATGGGATTACTGCTTTGCGTGATGAATCTGATAAAGATGGAATGAGAATTGTTATAGAAATTAAAAAAGAAGCAATATCTGAAATAATTTTAAATCAACTATATGCTTTAACTCAACTGCAAATATCTTTTGGGATTAATATGGTTGCGTTATGTCAAGGACAACCAAAAACGTTATCTTTAAAAGAAATATTAAAATATTTTTTATTTCATAGACAAGAAATTATTACAAGACGTAGTATTTTTGAATTAAATAAGATGCGCAATCGTATGCATATTCTTGAAGGATTAAACACTGCTTTAATAAACATTAATATAATTATTGAAATAATAAAAAACTCAGGAAACTCCATAGATGCAAAAAATTTTTTAATTAAAAAAAAATGGATATCTGAAACGATAAAAAAACATGATTGTTTAAAAGAAGAAAATTATTCAAATAAAAAACTTGAATACTTTTTTACTGAACAACAAGCACAAGCTATATTAGATTTACGTTTACATAAATTAACTAATTTAGAAAAGAAAAAAATTATTGCTGAACATAGTGATTTAATAAAAAAAACTAAAGAATTAAAAGAAATACTTGAAAATCCAAACCGTATGTTTAATGTTATTAAATCAGAATTATTATTCATAAAAAATAATTTTAGTGATAAAAGACGCACAGAAATTATTGAAAATCATTCTGATATTAATATTGAAGATTTAATTAATCAAGAAGATGTAGTAGTCACACTATCTCATTCAGGATACGTAAAATATCAACCTCTTTCTGATTATAATGCTCAAAGACGCGGTGGAAAAGGAAAATCGGCTGCAAAAATAAAAGAAGAAGATTTTATAGAAAGTTTAGTAATAGCAAACACACACGACACTATATTATGTTTTTCTAGTCGTGGTATTCTGTATTGGATGAAAGTTTACCAATTACCAGAGTCTAGTAGACATGCAAGAGGAAGACCTATAGTTAATTTATTACCTTTAAGTCCCAAAGAAAGAATTACAGCGATATTACCAGTGCATGAATATAAAGATAATCTTAATATTTTTATGACTACAGCACATGGAATAGTAAAAAAAAGTTCTTTAAATCAATTTAAAAAGCCTAGACTTGCAGGAATTATCGCTATTAATTTACATGCAAACGATGAATTAATTGGAGTTGCTTTAACTGATGGAAATAATAACATTATGTTATTTACACAAAATGGTAAAGTAGTTCAATTTTTAGAAAACAGTGTTCGAACTATGGGCAGAACTGCATCTGGTGTAAAAGGTATTAAAATTAAAAAAAATGATAAAGTTGTTTCTTTAATCGTACCAAAAAATAAAGGAAGTATTTTGATAGCAACAAAAAATGGGTATGGAAAACGCACAAAAATTACTGATTTTCCTATAAAATCACGTGCTACTCAAGGCGTTATCTCTATTAAAATTACAAAAAAAAATGGTAAAATCATTGGAGCAATACAGGTTGTAGAAAAAGATCAAATTATGATGATTACTAATGCAGGAACATTAGTTAGAATTAGGGTTTCTGAAGTAGGAGTATTAGGAAGAAATACACAAGGTGTAATATTGATAAGAACCTCAAAAAATGAAAAAGTTGTTGCTTTACAAAAAATTGTAGAACCTATATAA
- a CDS encoding DUF2076 domain-containing protein — translation MKDEEKNLIENLFHRLKKIELNSSERDESADNLIQNLVKKQPASSYYMTQTILIQETAIKKMSMKIEELKTKIKQLNKEELNKKRSFLSSFFKKNSSAQVSSNDNSMWQKKTDTLPNNYSNTTSLPVNQSFPTTNSNGSRSSSFLGSALQTATGVAGGMILGNMLMNVFNHTKPEEDIFDTVNKSSLNQHAEDNFLNNNSNNNNDLINYEYDQSDINRNESNSESINNDVYDTDDDIDIDDDNFI, via the coding sequence ATGAAAGATGAAGAAAAAAATTTAATAGAAAATTTATTTCATCGTTTGAAGAAAATTGAATTAAACTCTTCTGAAAGAGATGAATCAGCAGATAATTTAATTCAAAATTTAGTGAAAAAACAACCAGCTTCTTCTTATTATATGACTCAAACAATATTGATTCAAGAAACAGCTATAAAAAAAATGAGTATGAAAATTGAAGAATTAAAAACAAAAATAAAGCAATTGAATAAAGAGGAATTAAATAAAAAAAGAAGTTTCTTGTCTAGTTTTTTTAAAAAAAATTCTTCTGCTCAAGTATCATCTAACGATAACAGTATGTGGCAAAAAAAAACAGATACATTGCCGAATAATTATTCGAATACAACTAGTTTACCTGTTAATCAATCATTTCCGACAACAAACAGTAATGGCAGTAGAAGCAGTAGTTTTCTTGGTAGTGCATTACAAACAGCAACAGGCGTAGCAGGTGGGATGATTTTAGGTAATATGTTAATGAATGTTTTTAACCACACGAAACCAGAAGAAGATATATTTGATACTGTTAATAAATCGTCTTTAAATCAGCATGCAGAAGATAATTTTTTAAATAATAATTCTAATAATAATAATGATCTAATAAATTATGAATATGATCAATCAGATATTAATAGAAACGAATCAAATTCAGAAAGCATCAATAATGATGTTTATGATACAGATGATGATATTGATATTGATGATGATAACTTTATTTAA
- a CDS encoding peroxiredoxin, with protein sequence MVLVTQNAPNFIAPAILKNNEIVEQFDLKKYSNGQSIVLFFWPMDFTFVCPSEIIEFNTLYLEFKKRNVKIVGVSIDSIFVHQAWQKILPKNGGIGKINFPMVSDIKHSIQKSYGIEHPNLGVALRASFLIDSNWIIRHQVVNDLPFGRNIKEMIRMVDAIDFHNKFGEVCPANWKKGEKGIAPSSEGVAEYLSKYS encoded by the coding sequence ATGGTTCTAGTAACACAAAATGCACCTAACTTTATAGCTCCAGCGATTTTAAAAAATAATGAAATCGTTGAACAGTTTGATCTTAAAAAATATTCTAATGGTCAATCAATTGTACTATTTTTCTGGCCAATGGATTTTACTTTTGTATGTCCATCTGAAATTATAGAATTCAATACACTATATTTAGAATTCAAAAAAAGAAATGTAAAAATTGTGGGTGTATCAATTGATAGTATTTTTGTTCATCAAGCATGGCAAAAAATATTACCTAAAAATGGTGGAATTGGGAAAATAAACTTCCCTATGGTATCTGATATAAAACATAGCATTCAAAAATCTTATGGGATTGAACATCCAAATCTTGGTGTAGCACTGAGAGCTTCATTTTTAATTGATTCTAATTGGATTATACGTCACCAAGTTGTAAACGATTTACCATTTGGACGAAACATAAAAGAAATGATACGCATGGTAGACGCTATAGATTTTCATAATAAATTTGGTGAAGTATGTCCTGCTAATTGGAAAAAAGGAGAAAAAGGTATAGCCCCTTCTTCAGAAGGAGTTGCTGAATATTTAAGTAAATATTCTTAA
- the nrdA gene encoding class 1a ribonucleoside-diphosphate reductase subunit alpha encodes MKNSLFVTKRDGRKEKINLDKIHKVLNWASEGLDNISVSQVELCSRIQFYNNITTINIHETIIKAAADLISQDTPDYQYMAARLAIFHLRKKAYGQFEPPQLYDHVKKMVFLGKYDKNLLKNYSYEEFLQMNSFIDHWRDMNFSYAAVKQLEGKYLIQNRVSGKIYESAQFLYILIAACLFAQYAKNIRMNYIHRFYNAISTFKISLPTPIMSGVRTPTRQFSSCVLIECADNLNSINATTSSIVKYVSQRAGIGINAGQIRALGSPIRNGEAFHTGCIPFYKHFQSAVKSCSQGGVRGGAATIFYPIWHFEVESLLVLKNNRGIEENRVRHIDYAIQINKLMYQRMLSGDQITLFSPSDVPDLYETFFSDQKKFEEIYLQYEKNKNIRKKTIKALDLFSLMMQERTSTGRIYIQNVDHCNSHSAFNPKLSPIRQSNLCLEITLPTKALNDIYDVNGEIALCTLSAFNLGTIKDLNEFKELSILSVRALDEILEYQNYPILAAKKSAISRRSLGIGVINFAYYLAKNKVRYSDGSAKNLTHKTFEAMQYYLLEASCELAKEKGACSLFNHTNYYLGKLPIDTYKKDIDAICNEPLHLDWNLLRSKIKKYGLRNSTLSALMPSETSSQISNATNGIEPPRGFISIKVSKDGILRQVVPEYKKLKSQYELLWDIPNNTGYLQLTGIMQKFIDQSISVNTHYDPKRFLNNKIPMKQLIYDLLLSYKLGLKTLYYQNTRDGSEEHQNIISESITENICDSGSCII; translated from the coding sequence ATGAAAAATAGTCTGTTTGTTACTAAACGTGATGGAAGAAAAGAAAAAATTAATTTAGATAAAATTCATAAAGTATTAAATTGGGCATCTGAAGGATTAGATAATATATCTGTATCACAAGTTGAATTGTGTTCTCGTATTCAATTTTATAATAATATTACTACTATAAATATTCATGAAACTATCATAAAAGCTGCAGCTGATCTCATTTCACAAGATACACCAGACTATCAATATATGGCTGCAAGATTAGCTATTTTTCATCTTAGAAAAAAAGCTTACGGTCAATTTGAACCACCTCAACTATATGATCATGTAAAAAAAATGGTTTTTTTAGGAAAATATGATAAAAATTTATTGAAAAATTATTCTTATGAAGAATTTTTACAGATGAATTCTTTTATTGATCATTGGCGAGATATGAATTTTTCATATGCAGCGGTAAAACAGTTAGAAGGAAAATATTTAATACAAAATCGTGTAAGTGGAAAAATATATGAAAGCGCACAATTTTTATATATTTTAATAGCCGCATGTTTATTTGCTCAATATGCTAAAAATATTCGAATGAATTATATCCATCGTTTTTATAATGCTATATCTACTTTTAAAATTTCATTACCAACACCAATTATGTCCGGAGTTAGAACTCCTACTCGTCAATTCAGTTCCTGTGTTTTAATTGAATGTGCTGATAATTTAAATTCTATTAATGCTACAACGAGCTCTATTGTTAAATATGTTTCTCAACGTGCTGGAATCGGTATTAATGCTGGACAAATTCGCGCGTTAGGAAGTCCCATTAGAAATGGAGAAGCATTTCATACTGGTTGTATACCTTTTTATAAACATTTTCAAAGTGCTGTAAAATCTTGTTCTCAAGGAGGTGTTAGAGGTGGAGCTGCAACTATTTTTTATCCAATATGGCATTTTGAAGTCGAAAGTTTATTAGTTTTAAAAAATAATAGAGGAATTGAAGAAAACAGAGTACGTCATATCGACTATGCAATTCAAATTAATAAATTAATGTATCAAAGAATGTTATCAGGAGATCAAATAACATTATTTAGCCCCTCTGATGTTCCCGACTTATATGAAACATTTTTTTCTGATCAAAAAAAATTTGAAGAAATATATCTACAATATGAAAAAAATAAAAACATAAGAAAAAAAACAATCAAAGCATTAGATCTATTTTCATTAATGATGCAAGAGAGAACTTCTACTGGACGTATTTACATACAAAATGTAGATCATTGTAATTCACACAGTGCGTTTAACCCGAAATTATCTCCAATAAGACAATCTAATTTATGTCTAGAAATTACATTGCCTACTAAAGCGTTAAATGATATTTATGATGTAAATGGAGAAATAGCACTGTGTACATTGTCAGCTTTTAATTTAGGAACTATTAAAGATCTCAATGAATTTAAAGAATTATCTATATTATCTGTACGTGCATTAGATGAAATATTAGAATATCAAAATTATCCAATACTAGCAGCTAAAAAATCAGCTATTTCTAGACGTTCGTTAGGTATTGGTGTCATTAATTTTGCATATTATTTAGCTAAAAATAAAGTACGTTATTCAGATGGTAGCGCAAAAAATTTAACACATAAAACTTTTGAAGCAATGCAATATTATTTATTAGAAGCATCTTGTGAATTAGCAAAAGAAAAAGGAGCATGCTCTCTATTTAATCATACTAACTATTATTTAGGAAAATTACCTATAGATACATATAAAAAAGATATTGATGCTATATGTAATGAACCTCTACATTTAGACTGGAATTTATTACGTTCTAAAATTAAAAAATATGGTTTAAGAAATTCAACATTATCTGCCTTGATGCCTTCAGAAACATCTTCTCAAATATCTAATGCAACAAATGGCATCGAACCACCAAGAGGTTTTATTAGTATTAAAGTATCAAAAGATGGAATCTTGCGTCAAGTTGTTCCTGAATATAAAAAATTAAAGTCACAATATGAATTGCTTTGGGATATACCAAATAACACAGGATATCTGCAACTTACTGGTATTATGCAAAAATTTATCGATCAATCTATTTCAGTAAATACTCACTATGACCCAAAAAGATTTTTAAACAATAAAATACCTATGAAACAACTTATTTACGACCTTCTATTATCTTATAAGCTTGGTTTAAAAACACTATATTATCAAAATACTCGAGATGGTTCTGAAGAACATCAGAACATTATATCTGAATCTATAACAGAAAATATTTGCGACAGTGGCTCATGTATTATATAA